A genomic region of Exiguobacterium sp. Helios contains the following coding sequences:
- a CDS encoding potassium-transporting ATPase subunit F, with product MTWFLLATGCVVFLYLSYCLIYPEKF from the coding sequence ATGACCTGGTTTTTGCTGGCTACCGGTTGTGTTGTCTTTTTGTATCTGAGTTATTGTTTGATTTATCCAGAAAAATTCTAA
- a CDS encoding glycerate kinase, giving the protein MHHFICIDSFKGCISSSDAAHAIERGILHADPDATIDWSPVADGGEGTIDVLSANGFEKIVAPTIDLAGRPIEMSYAQKDRIAVIEVATICGLHLKRPEDDAFSVHTRGVGRLVRQILATGVSDVFLALGGTATTDGGLGFLAELGADLLTQTGAPIPWQTNPLMETKQIRLPARSGSLHVLADVTASYAGEQGAAYVFGPQKGLITSDINLLDDRLKEIGSQLHIDHIKGAGAAGGLGGAAYALGASIESGASFVLRMIHAQGRIERAAYVWTGEGRVDRQTAMGKLPSQVSALADRADVPCIVLAGEVTERLEQAWICEAIHDPGEGKTLDPFITKQRLARRAEQIVRRLNLK; this is encoded by the coding sequence ATGCATCATTTCATCTGTATCGACAGCTTCAAAGGCTGCATCAGCTCGTCGGATGCAGCACATGCCATCGAACGGGGTATTTTACACGCCGATCCTGACGCGACGATTGATTGGAGCCCTGTCGCGGACGGTGGAGAAGGTACGATTGACGTGTTATCCGCCAACGGATTTGAGAAAATCGTTGCTCCGACAATCGATTTAGCCGGTCGGCCGATTGAAATGTCCTATGCTCAAAAAGACCGGATTGCCGTGATTGAGGTGGCGACAATCTGTGGGTTGCATTTGAAACGTCCGGAGGATGATGCGTTTTCAGTTCATACACGAGGAGTCGGGCGTCTCGTCCGGCAGATTTTGGCGACTGGTGTATCGGATGTCTTTCTTGCCTTGGGCGGTACGGCGACGACCGATGGCGGACTTGGTTTTTTGGCGGAACTGGGGGCTGACTTGCTGACACAAACCGGTGCGCCGATTCCATGGCAAACGAATCCGTTGATGGAAACGAAACAAATCCGTTTGCCGGCAAGGTCCGGTTCCTTACACGTATTGGCCGACGTTACGGCTTCGTATGCCGGCGAACAAGGAGCTGCTTACGTCTTCGGACCTCAAAAAGGACTGATCACATCCGACATCAATTTACTCGATGACCGGTTAAAAGAGATTGGAAGCCAACTTCACATCGACCATATCAAAGGGGCAGGGGCTGCCGGAGGACTTGGTGGAGCGGCATATGCGCTCGGCGCTTCAATCGAATCCGGAGCATCGTTTGTCCTCCGGATGATTCATGCGCAGGGACGAATCGAACGAGCCGCTTATGTCTGGACAGGGGAAGGACGGGTCGACCGTCAAACCGCGATGGGAAAGCTTCCTTCACAAGTCAGCGCATTAGCTGATCGTGCGGATGTTCCTTGTATCGTCCTGGCAGGAGAAGTCACGGAACGATTGGAACAGGCGTGGATCTGCGAAGCAATTCATGATCCGGGTGAAGGGAAGACACTCGATCCATTCATCACGAAACAACGGTTGGCGCGACGGGCAGAACAAATCGTCCGGCGTTTAAACCTGAAATGA
- a CDS encoding glutathione peroxidase: MLQEQTFQRIDGTEATLKDYPGQAWLIVNTASKCGLTPQFEGLEQLHQDYRKQGLVVLGFPCNQFAGQDPGTDEEIQSFCQMNYGVTFPVFSKIEVNGEGTHPLFAELKALAPNTTGEQDVEWNFTKFLVTRDGEVTRFAPKTNPMDLVAAIERIVVAV; the protein is encoded by the coding sequence ATGTTACAGGAACAGACGTTTCAGCGGATTGATGGTACGGAAGCAACGTTAAAAGATTATCCGGGACAGGCTTGGCTGATTGTCAACACAGCGAGTAAATGCGGCTTGACGCCACAGTTCGAAGGGCTTGAACAACTCCATCAGGATTACCGGAAACAAGGACTCGTCGTCCTCGGTTTTCCGTGTAATCAGTTTGCCGGACAGGATCCGGGAACGGACGAAGAAATTCAAAGCTTTTGCCAAATGAACTACGGCGTGACGTTCCCTGTCTTCTCAAAAATCGAAGTCAACGGAGAAGGAACACATCCATTGTTCGCAGAACTGAAGGCACTTGCGCCAAACACGACAGGCGAGCAGGATGTCGAATGGAACTTCACAAAATTTTTAGTGACGCGCGACGGGGAAGTGACACGGTTTGCTCCAAAAACCAATCCGATGGATCTTGTCGCAGCCATCGAACGGATTGTCGTTGCGGTCTAA